The Roseibium sp. Sym1 nucleotide sequence CATGTAGACGATGCCTTTGCAACAGGCGGGGGAGTGCTTTTCTTGCAAATTGAAAAGAAGCAACAGATTGTCAGCCTCGCCTGCGAAACCATTTCCGACCCGGCCAAAATCGAACATTTCATCAATGAACTCTCGGCCATCTATGACAAGTCACTAGCCCCCCGGCCGCACGCGCGCGGCGCCGCCGGCGGTAAGGACCAGGTGCTCGATCTCGTCGATGCCGAGCAGCATTTCGAACAGGCCGCCAATGCCTTCATGCGCCTTTGGCGGCAAGATGATTTCAAGGCGCAAGGCACGGGTGGAAGCAGCGATTTTGTCCTGCTGGACCGGGCGGGAACAATCCTGTCCATCCAGGTCAAGAATGAACCGGATTGGCCGTTTGCGCCCGGCCGGAGCGTTTTCTCGGTGCCGACAGATGCGGATGCCGAACTCGCTCTCAAGGAAAGCCTGAAACAGATAGCCACGGTCCATCTGGAAGGCGTGTCCTGCATTGTCCCCTTCTACCAGGCGGACAACCAACGGACCCTCTGGGCGCTGTCCGCAGTCGGGACGGGTGAAAGCGGCGCGATCGCACGGCTCAGCCGGCTTGAGTTCGACTGGTCCGAAGCCGCGGGCGCCGCGATCGCGGAGGCGTTCGGGCTGTCCAACACGGAACAGGACATTCTCAAGACACTCGTCAAGGGGCAAAGCCTGGCCGATCTGGCGCAAAGACGCCAGCGCTCCATCGAAACCGTGCGCACACAGGCGAAATCCCTGCTGTCGAAGACAGGTGTCAGCTCGCAACTCGATCTCGTTCGTCTGTTCGCGGCCATTGCGCTGGTCACACCCGAACTCGCCATTCCCGTTCTGGGCCGGCCGGACGATCCTGCCCCCATGGGAAGTCTGACCCTCACTCTTCCCCAAAAGCGACAAATGCAGGTGGACATCCACGGTCCGCCGACGGGGCGTCCGGTGGTGTTTCTGCACAACATGTTTTCTGGAACGAGCATGCCCGCACCCGTTCTGGACG carries:
- a CDS encoding alpha/beta fold hydrolase; protein product: MQIEKKQQIVSLACETISDPAKIEHFINELSAIYDKSLAPRPHARGAAGGKDQVLDLVDAEQHFEQAANAFMRLWRQDDFKAQGTGGSSDFVLLDRAGTILSIQVKNEPDWPFAPGRSVFSVPTDADAELALKESLKQIATVHLEGVSCIVPFYQADNQRTLWALSAVGTGESGAIARLSRLEFDWSEAAGAAIAEAFGLSNTEQDILKTLVKGQSLADLAQRRQRSIETVRTQAKSLLSKTGVSSQLDLVRLFAAIALVTPELAIPVLGRPDDPAPMGSLTLTLPQKRQMQVDIHGPPTGRPVVFLHNMFSGTSMPAPVLDALDRHGIKLICPLRAGFAGSTIYAEQTETPEQAFAADLTFLLDTLGIEKTVTIGHMSAAVYAAASAALLPGRIKDAMAIAGFPPFLKRKHIDHLPAWPRLFAYTARYFPKALSLLVRGTFGLLVENRIEVLFDNLYAGADFDRDVVSAPDNREIFLNDFRRVFQQGTGAYEIDAALAASDWSHWLEQRAPRTMLFVHGVQDPVTPLDLLTEIAGERAEISLRPIEDAGQFVLYQAPDRVIGAVADIVG